A portion of the Drosophila sechellia strain sech25 chromosome 2R, ASM438219v1, whole genome shotgun sequence genome contains these proteins:
- the LOC6608488 gene encoding uncharacterized protein LOC6608488 isoform X17, with amino-acid sequence MSEPETGSDRPRKMAQLGRRQYDGIGPVTNDGMPIILRSEVKEPHQHEWYKRLYQTIHKQKNGDEFVIRYKCPRARPSYKSNGYVSEPEPNYDSDYSTLRYRTQNPHRVQSVSSAVNVRNLNQDEKLYGTMPNPIKSAQNSYKNQPGRIENYTTGHSSVSEKEKKEWWDEVMDIFNGNLEQSKLSPLYTEGNLSRALAKESGYTSDSNLVFRKKEVPVSSPLSPVEQKQAYKSLQAGGEPPLLGFRKPAPEKPREILEEFEFIQITPTLTKIRVSTKELEEEVEPVRKAATPPPPPPPPPPPPPPPQQSWATSRDHKPVKMFSQLSKNLPSFIPLSKKQQLSQQDDPAPRPPHRKSSCTKSTVRVLSSASKSRHEQCFQPPNGTAPGVSTITLRKVATSSCSRREPICRSKSAGAVSTLLQTLTATKETRLTRRVQQQQQQSRLRSSSPSRRPARLLALRHSSRSPVAFGRSISKERSFAEEKKRLENTLPANRTNFEASTNILRDPSLKSPQEVREAVRSYATSRSKSLPRLRHTTVSTTTRQTMCFPQVRPQTLLDCGTRSLRKCSSKAGKGQENNGSNDSLPRSNSTFSIDSMVRQEIVPIAPPKTYVGKSRGSLSKALVPLQNSRSEGHVPRKRQSGKSTTKPPPPVTVHSYSESVREKTNFWNEYNAKQAMSLPQEYKFCPEDVCDFESHTIQQPCIEDLVWKYEGKEQRSPKQVTVTDIARPQSPQLSQERRFSPTREVRVPQISREVRSPSRRRIDSLRSKDKEQSLARASSLSSADDRKRATPAPSNGLYQCGELAHSATSLTHLERHSPSCRYRNNCERFTELNRFYSTLERVGQLERATSSSSFHPLRKDAELLDFDEWRRVRLHERAEKELQYLVGKLRDDQKQRDLHFRSKDVDSIKWRQEADQSLVAKKKSVEDLRENFEQLNLLRQQQQLQSEPVHRHWRRNTVADLACGLEHQASAEPEMERHLDNDLVSTLSKDQIKKITQQLNEIYSGNRHAPAVEEQYVVTVEKGSRPNGLKVRCNSTISKDQLLGPVQRKRDEQHLNQTLPRPTRSQSPVLVARETRGAIAAKNAELTLTKPPDVPPRPKPTPSQEVKSKPPPKAEPKVETREPAEDISQKIQYFEDRQFDEPPKTIYHAREDSSPDEAEVMRLINQNMQERQRARQLHHHQELSNSLTDLSGVFGERPAARVNFHLHSPPDRPPDDTELISFGNGSPDHGDGSLELYSDSYYRSRSLSPQSQASACSSSYLQRVYTGEVRKMRQHFESIQQSGEQSREPSNERRDFFGLSSLRRARSDPEMSAGSKDAPDTVTEAVSKEDVPRLTHKFELRAATPSPERGRRRMRSAQDRLMPHIDIISKTAALKRELPIPVRSSPTRSVSSNSHCFERLRMRYQSPEPQTQSYLSTSHPDMRDVHDISPHLSADWVAHKHPEPTKPKDLPKKPQRVVRASSTSPPRPARSQNHQLSSRLTSCMKDIFANQKFDPKKHRPKARYVPDGAENGNQKSKDNGTLERLKKTAMVTFKDLDPNAPPIPPQPPVKGLSSYDFPYSTDTVDGSDVNIHFKTPIRHEHRQNLSEEELAIRQAEHMQKLYHEERRRKYLQELQDMNSRRHTDNFTPSQKSPIALNRYDDFPTDVTLKSLVGPKTVARALFNFQGQTSKELSFRKGDTIYIRRQIDANWYEGEHNAMIGLLPASYVEIVSRDGARTPSKRPSEGQARAKYNFQAQSGIELSLNKGELVTLTRRVDGNWFEGKIANRKGIFPCSYVEVLTDIGAEDIAARTTTVITSQSTTNLRPNLDVLRTNINNEFNTLTQNGAQPPNGILKETRTLHKTDALHVDTSSEPLAYRALYKYRPQNSDELELLEGDVVHVLEKCDDGWFVGTSQRTGCFGTFPGNYVERA; translated from the exons ATGAGCGAACCGGAGACGGGCAGCGATCGTCCCCGGAAAATGGCACAGTTAGGGCGAAGGCAGTACGACGGCATCGGTCCGGTGACCAACGATGGAATGCCCATCATCCTGAGATCG GAGGTCAAGGAGCCGCATCAGCATGAGTGGTACAAGCGTCTGTATCAGACGATACACAAGCAGAAGAACGGCG ATGAATTCGTGATTCGCTACAAGTGTCCTAGAG CCCGTCCGTCGTACAAGAGCAACGGATACGTCTCAGAGCCCGAGCCCAACTACGATTCGGATTACTCGACGTTGAGGTACCGCACCCAGAATCCGCACCGCGTTCAGTCCGTCTCCTCGGCTGTCAATGTGCGCAACCTTAATCAGGACGAGAA GTTGTATGGTACTATGCCAAATCCCATAAAATCAGCGCAAAACTCGTATAAGAATCAGCCAGGTCGCATCGAAAACTATACGACAGGTCATTCGTCTGTTTCCGAAAAGGAAAAGAAGGAA TGGTGGGACGAAGTGATGGACATCTTTAACGGG AATCTAGAACAATCGAAACTATCGCCATTGTACACTGAAGGTAACTTGTCCAG AGCTTTGGCCAAGGAATCCGGCTATACTAGCGATTCCAATCTGGTCTTCCGTAAGAAGGAGGTACCCGTAAGCAGCCCCCTTAGCCCCGTTGAACAAAAGCAGGCTTACAAGAGTCTCCAGGCAGGCGGAGAACCTCCTCTGCTCGGCTTCCGCAAACCAGCGCCCGAGAAACCCCGTG AAATTTTGGAGGAGTTCGAATTCATACAGATCACTCCCACGCTCACAAAGATTCGTGTCAGTACCAAGGAGCTGGAAGAGGAAGTGGAACCCGTGAGAAAAGCAGCAACACCGccgcctccgcctccgccgccaccaccaccacctcctcctcctcaacAATCTTGGGCAACGAGCAGGGACCATAAGCCCGTAAAGATGTTCTCCCAGCTATCGAAGAATCTGCCCTCGTTCATTCCGTTGAGCAAGAAGCAGCAATTGTCGCAACAGGATGACCCAGCCCCAAGGCCGCCCCATCGAAAGTCCAGCTGCACGAAGAGCACTGTGCGAGTCCTGAGCTCCGCCTCAAAGTCCAGGCATGAGCAGTGCTTCCAACCGCCAAATGGAACTGCCCCTGGGGTATCCACCATCACCCTGCGGAAGGTGGCCACTTCGAGTTGTTCCCGTCGTGAACCCATCTGCCGATCGAAGTCGGCGGGAGCGGTGTCCACCCTTTTGCAAACGCTTACGGCCACCAAGGAGACCCGACTCACCCGTCGggttcagcagcagcagcagcaatcgcGTTTGAGGTCCTCGAGTCCTAGTAGACGCCCCGCTCGTCTTCTGGCCCTTCGTCATTCCAGCCGAAGTCCTGTGGCCTTTGGCAGGAGCATATCGAAGGAAAGAAGCTTCGCTGAGGAGAAAAAGCGACTGGAGAACACGCTGCCAGCTAATCGCACCAACTTTGAGGCCAGTACCAATATACTAAGGGATCCCTCCTTGAAATCCCCCCAAGAGGTGAGGGAGGCAGTGCGTTCGTATGCGACGTCACGCAGCAAGTCCTTGCCACGACTTCGTCATACTACAGTGAGCACTACCACAAGGCAGACCATGTGCTTCCCGCAAGTGCGACCCCAGACTCTTTTGGATTGCGGAACTCGGTCGCTGAGGAAGTGCTCCTCGAAAGCAGGAAAAGGCCAAGAAAATAACGGATCCAATGACAGCTTGCCGAGAAGTAACTCCACCTTCTCCATTGACTCTATGGTGCGTCAGGAAATTGTGCCCATAGCACCGCCCAAGACATATGTCGGGAAGTCTAGAGGATCACTCTCTAAAGCGCTGGTTCCACTCCAGAACAGTCGAAGCGAAGGTCACGTGCCAAGAAAGCGTCAGTCTGGCAAAAGCACCACCAAACCACCGCCACCAGTGACTGTTCACTCCTACAGCGAATCAGTGAGGGAGAAGACCAACTTTTGGAACGAGTACAACGCCAAGCAGGCCATGTCCTTGCCGCAAGAGTACAAGTTCTGTCCGGAGGATGTGTGTGATTTCGAGAGTCATACGATCCAGCAACCGTGTATCGAGGACCTAGTGTGGAAATATGAGGGCAAGGAGCAGCGTTCACCGAAACAAGTCACCGTGACGGACATCGCTCGTCCCCAATCGCCACAATTGAGCCAGGAGCGTCGCTTTTCGCCCACTCGAGAGGTTCGGGTGCCCCAAATCAGCCGGGAGGTCAGATCTCCGTCTCGTCGCCGCATCGATAGCCTGCGTTCCAAGGACAAAGAACAGTCCTTGGCCAGGGCCAGCAGCCTTAGCAGCGCAGATGACCGCAAGAGGGCTACTCCAGCTCCTTCAAATGGACTTTACCAATGTGGAGAGCTGGCCCACAGTGCCACGTCATTGACTCACCTGGAACGCCATAGTCCCAGCTGTCGGTATCGTAACAATTGCGAGCGTTTCACTGAATTGAATCGCTTCTACAGCACTTTGGAGCGAGTGGGTCAGCTGGAGAGGGCCACGTCCTCCAGCAGTTTCCATCCCTTGAGAAAGGATGCTGAGCTCCTGGACTTTGATGAATGGCGCCGGGTGCGACTTCATGAACGTGCGGAAAAAGAGCTGCAATATTTAGTTGGAAAGCTACGAGATGACCAAAAGCAAAGGGATCTTCACTTTCGTTCAAAGGATGTAGACTCCATTAAGTGGCGTCAAGAGGCCGACCAATCGCTGGTTGCCAAGAAGAAGTCTGTGGAGGATCTACGCGAAAACTTTGAGCAGCTGAATCTCCtcaggcagcagcagcagctccaatCGGAGCCAGTTCATCGCCATTGGAGACGCAACACGGTGGCTGATTTGGCCTGCGGTCTGGAGCACCAGGCCTCGGCGGAACCCGAGATGGAGCGTCACTTGGACAACGACTTAGTGAGCACTTTGTCCAAGGATCAGATTAAAAAGATAACCCAGCAGCTGAACGAGATCTACTCGGGCAATCGCCATGCTCCAGCCGTCGAAGAGCAGTATGTCGTGACCGTAGAGAAGGGCTCCCGTCCAAATGGTCTGAAGGTACGTTGCAACTCCACCATCTCCAAGGATCAGCTACTGGGACCAGTTCAACGTAAGCGAGATGAACAGCACTTAAATCAGACTTTGCCTCGCCCCACTCGCAGTCAATCTCCGGTTCTGGTGGCACGAGAAACCCGTGGTGCCATTGCAGCCAAGAACGCAGAGTTGACCCTGACGAAACCGCCGGATGTGCCACCAAGACCCAAGCCCACACCAAGTCAGGAGGTTAAGAGCAAGCCACCGCCGAAGGCGGAACCAAAAGTTGAGACTCGCGAACCGGCCGAAGACATAAGCCAGAAGATACAGTACTTCGAGGATCGCCAGTTCGATGAGCCGCCCAAGACCATCTACCACGCTCGCGAAGATTCCTCGCCGGACGAAGCTGAGGTTATGCGACTTATCAATCAAAACATGCAAGAACGTCAGAGAGCCAGGCAACTTCACCACCACCAGGAGCTGAGTAACTCATTGACCGATTTGAGCGGGGTTTTTGGGGAGCGCCCTGCGGCCCGGGTAAATTTTCACTTGCACAGCCCGCCCGACCGTCCGCCCGACGATACCGAGCTTATCAGCTTTGGGAACGGGTCACCGGATCACGGAGACGGCAGTCTTGAGCTCTACTCGGACTCCTACTATCGGTCGCGCAGTCTGTCGCCCCAATCGCAGGCCTCCGCCTGCTCCAGCTCCTACTTGCAGAGGGTGTACACCGGCGAGGTGCGGAAGATGCGTCAGCACTTCGAGAGCATTCAGCAGTCCGGCGAACAGTCCCGAGAGCCATCCAATGAGCGGCGTGATTTTTTTGGGCTTAGCTCGCTGCGGAGGGCGCGCAGCGATCCCGAAATGAGTGCGGGATCCAAAGACGCCCCGGACACCGTTACGGAGGCGGTGTCGAAGGAGGACGTGCCTCGGCTAACCCACAAATTCGAGTTGAGGGCAGCCACGCCATCGCCGGAACGAGGAAGAAGGCGTATGCGTAGCGCCCAGGACCGCCTAATGCCCCACATCGATATCATCAGCAAGACAGCGGCCTTGAAGAGAGAACTACCCATTCCCGTTCGATCGAGTCCCACGAGGAGCGTTAGCAGCAACAGCCATTGCTTCGAGCGTCTGAGGATGCGCTACCAGTCACCGGAGCCGCAGACCCAGAGCTATTTGTCCACCTCGCATCCGGATATGCGGGATGTCCACGACATATCGCCCCATCTGAGTGCCGATTGGGTGGCTCACAAGCACCCAGAACCGACGAAGCCCAAGGACCTGCCCAAGAAGCCACAACGAGTGGTGAGGGCGAGCTCCACTTCTCCACCTCGACCAGCAAGATCGCAAAACCACCAGCTGAGCTCCCGGCTAACTAGCTGCATGAAGGATATATTCGCCAACCAGAAGTTCGATCCCAAAAAGCATCGTCCCAAGGCCCGATATGTTCCCGATGGTGCGGAGAATGGCAATCAGAAATCCAAGGATAATGGCACTTTAGAGCGCCTCAAGAAGACAGCCATGGTGACCTTTAAAG ATCTCGACCCGAACGCGCCCCCCATTCCCCCACAGCCGCCAGTCAAGGGTCTCTCCTCCTACGATTTCCCGTACAGCACCGACACCGTCGACGGATCAG ACGTGAACATCCACTTCAAGACCCCCATCAGGCATGAGCATCGCCAGAACTTGTCGGAAGAGGAACTAGCCATTCGCCAAGCGGAGCACATGCAGAAGCTCTACCACGAGGAGCGCCGTCGCAAGTATCTACAGGAGCTGCAGGACATGAATTCGCGCCGCCACACGGACAACTTCACCCCGTCGCAGAAGTCGCCCATCGCCCTCAATCGCTACGATGACTTCCCCACGGACGTGACCCTCAAGTCGCTGGTGGGCCCCAAGACGGTGGCCCGGGCTCTCTTCAACTTTCAGGGACAGACCTCCAA GGAGCTATCCTTCCGCAAGGGCGACACAATCTACATCAGGCGGCAGATCGATGCCAACTGGTATGAAGGCGAGCACAATGCCATGATTGGACTGCTTCCAGCCAGCTATGTTGAG ATTGTCAGTCGAGATGGAGCCCGTACCCCATCCAAGCGGCCATCGGAGGGTCAGGCCCGTGCCAAATACAACTTCCAGGCCCAGTCGGGCATAGAGCTCTCCTTGAACAAGGGCGAATTGGTCACTTTGACGCGCCGAGTGGATGGCAACTGGTTCGAGGGCAAGATTGCCAACAGGAAGGGCATCTTCCCGTGCTCTTACGTGGAG GTACTTACTGATATTGGTGCTGAAGACATTGCGGCCAGGACAACCACCGTGATCACCAGCCAGAGCACCACGAATCTGCGGCCCAATCTCGACGTGCTGCGCACAAACATCAACAATGAGTTCAATACGCTGACGCAAAATGGAGCACAGCCACCGAACGGAATCCTTAAGGAAACGCGGACACTTCATAAGACAGACGCCCTCCATGTGGACACCAGTTCCGAGCCATTGGC ATACCGCGCACTGTACAAGTACCGGCCCCAGAACTCCGATGAACTGGAACTGCTCGAGGGAGATGTGGTCCATGTGCTGGAGAAGTGCGACGACGGATGGTTCGTGGGCACCTCGCAGAGGACCGGCTGCTTCGGCACATTCCCCGGCAACTACGTGGAACGGGCCTAG
- the LOC6608488 gene encoding uncharacterized protein LOC6608488 isoform X19 — translation MPNPIKSAQNSYKNQPGRIENYTTGHSSVSEKEKKEWWDEVMDIFNGNLEQSKLSPLYTEGNLSRALAKESGYTSDSNLVFRKKEVPVSSPLSPVEQKQAYKSLQAGGEPPLLGFRKPAPEKPREILEEFEFIQITPTLTKIRVSTKELEEEVEPVRKAATPPPPPPPPPPPPPPPQQSWATSRDHKPVKMFSQLSKNLPSFIPLSKKQQLSQQDDPAPRPPHRKSSCTKSTVRVLSSASKSRHEQCFQPPNGTAPGVSTITLRKVATSSCSRREPICRSKSAGAVSTLLQTLTATKETRLTRRVQQQQQQSRLRSSSPSRRPARLLALRHSSRSPVAFGRSISKERSFAEEKKRLENTLPANRTNFEASTNILRDPSLKSPQEVREAVRSYATSRSKSLPRLRHTTVSTTTRQTMCFPQVRPQTLLDCGTRSLRKCSSKAGKGQENNGSNDSLPRSNSTFSIDSMVRQEIVPIAPPKTYVGKSRGSLSKALVPLQNSRSEGHVPRKRQSGKSTTKPPPPVTVHSYSESVREKTNFWNEYNAKQAMSLPQEYKFCPEDVCDFESHTIQQPCIEDLVWKYEGKEQRSPKQVTVTDIARPQSPQLSQERRFSPTREVRVPQISREVRSPSRRRIDSLRSKDKEQSLARASSLSSADDRKRATPAPSNGLYQCGELAHSATSLTHLERHSPSCRYRNNCERFTELNRFYSTLERVGQLERATSSSSFHPLRKDAELLDFDEWRRVRLHERAEKELQYLVGKLRDDQKQRDLHFRSKDVDSIKWRQEADQSLVAKKKSVEDLRENFEQLNLLRQQQQLQSEPVHRHWRRNTVADLACGLEHQASAEPEMERHLDNDLVSTLSKDQIKKITQQLNEIYSGNRHAPAVEEQYVVTVEKGSRPNGLKVRCNSTISKDQLLGPVQRKRDEQHLNQTLPRPTRSQSPVLVARETRGAIAAKNAELTLTKPPDVPPRPKPTPSQEVKSKPPPKAEPKVETREPAEDISQKIQYFEDRQFDEPPKTIYHAREDSSPDEAEVMRLINQNMQERQRARQLHHHQELSNSLTDLSGVFGERPAARVNFHLHSPPDRPPDDTELISFGNGSPDHGDGSLELYSDSYYRSRSLSPQSQASACSSSYLQRVYTGEVRKMRQHFESIQQSGEQSREPSNERRDFFGLSSLRRARSDPEMSAGSKDAPDTVTEAVSKEDVPRLTHKFELRAATPSPERGRRRMRSAQDRLMPHIDIISKTAALKRELPIPVRSSPTRSVSSNSHCFERLRMRYQSPEPQTQSYLSTSHPDMRDVHDISPHLSADWVAHKHPEPTKPKDLPKKPQRVVRASSTSPPRPARSQNHQLSSRLTSCMKDIFANQKFDPKKHRPKARYVPDGAENGNQKSKDNGTLERLKKTAMVTFKDLDPNAPPIPPQPPVKGLSSYDFPYSTDTVDGSDVNIHFKTPIRHEHRQNLSEEELAIRQAEHMQKLYHEERRRKYLQELQDMNSRRHTDNFTPSQKSPIALNRYDDFPTDVTLKSLVGPKTVARALFNFQGQTSKELSFRKGDTIYIRRQIDANWYEGEHNAMIGLLPASYVEIVSRDGARTPSKRPSEGQARAKYNFQAQSGIELSLNKGELVTLTRRVDGNWFEGKIANRKGIFPCSYVEVLTDIGAEDIAARTTTVITSQSTTNLRPNLDVLRTNINNEFNTLTQNGAQPPNGILKETRTLHKTDALHVDTSSEPLAYRALYKYRPQNSDELELLEGDVVHVLEKCDDGWFVGTSQRTGCFGTFPGNYVERA, via the exons ATGCCAAATCCCATAAAATCAGCGCAAAACTCGTATAAGAATCAGCCAGGTCGCATCGAAAACTATACGACAGGTCATTCGTCTGTTTCCGAAAAGGAAAAGAAGGAA TGGTGGGACGAAGTGATGGACATCTTTAACGGG AATCTAGAACAATCGAAACTATCGCCATTGTACACTGAAGGTAACTTGTCCAG AGCTTTGGCCAAGGAATCCGGCTATACTAGCGATTCCAATCTGGTCTTCCGTAAGAAGGAGGTACCCGTAAGCAGCCCCCTTAGCCCCGTTGAACAAAAGCAGGCTTACAAGAGTCTCCAGGCAGGCGGAGAACCTCCTCTGCTCGGCTTCCGCAAACCAGCGCCCGAGAAACCCCGTG AAATTTTGGAGGAGTTCGAATTCATACAGATCACTCCCACGCTCACAAAGATTCGTGTCAGTACCAAGGAGCTGGAAGAGGAAGTGGAACCCGTGAGAAAAGCAGCAACACCGccgcctccgcctccgccgccaccaccaccacctcctcctcctcaacAATCTTGGGCAACGAGCAGGGACCATAAGCCCGTAAAGATGTTCTCCCAGCTATCGAAGAATCTGCCCTCGTTCATTCCGTTGAGCAAGAAGCAGCAATTGTCGCAACAGGATGACCCAGCCCCAAGGCCGCCCCATCGAAAGTCCAGCTGCACGAAGAGCACTGTGCGAGTCCTGAGCTCCGCCTCAAAGTCCAGGCATGAGCAGTGCTTCCAACCGCCAAATGGAACTGCCCCTGGGGTATCCACCATCACCCTGCGGAAGGTGGCCACTTCGAGTTGTTCCCGTCGTGAACCCATCTGCCGATCGAAGTCGGCGGGAGCGGTGTCCACCCTTTTGCAAACGCTTACGGCCACCAAGGAGACCCGACTCACCCGTCGggttcagcagcagcagcagcaatcgcGTTTGAGGTCCTCGAGTCCTAGTAGACGCCCCGCTCGTCTTCTGGCCCTTCGTCATTCCAGCCGAAGTCCTGTGGCCTTTGGCAGGAGCATATCGAAGGAAAGAAGCTTCGCTGAGGAGAAAAAGCGACTGGAGAACACGCTGCCAGCTAATCGCACCAACTTTGAGGCCAGTACCAATATACTAAGGGATCCCTCCTTGAAATCCCCCCAAGAGGTGAGGGAGGCAGTGCGTTCGTATGCGACGTCACGCAGCAAGTCCTTGCCACGACTTCGTCATACTACAGTGAGCACTACCACAAGGCAGACCATGTGCTTCCCGCAAGTGCGACCCCAGACTCTTTTGGATTGCGGAACTCGGTCGCTGAGGAAGTGCTCCTCGAAAGCAGGAAAAGGCCAAGAAAATAACGGATCCAATGACAGCTTGCCGAGAAGTAACTCCACCTTCTCCATTGACTCTATGGTGCGTCAGGAAATTGTGCCCATAGCACCGCCCAAGACATATGTCGGGAAGTCTAGAGGATCACTCTCTAAAGCGCTGGTTCCACTCCAGAACAGTCGAAGCGAAGGTCACGTGCCAAGAAAGCGTCAGTCTGGCAAAAGCACCACCAAACCACCGCCACCAGTGACTGTTCACTCCTACAGCGAATCAGTGAGGGAGAAGACCAACTTTTGGAACGAGTACAACGCCAAGCAGGCCATGTCCTTGCCGCAAGAGTACAAGTTCTGTCCGGAGGATGTGTGTGATTTCGAGAGTCATACGATCCAGCAACCGTGTATCGAGGACCTAGTGTGGAAATATGAGGGCAAGGAGCAGCGTTCACCGAAACAAGTCACCGTGACGGACATCGCTCGTCCCCAATCGCCACAATTGAGCCAGGAGCGTCGCTTTTCGCCCACTCGAGAGGTTCGGGTGCCCCAAATCAGCCGGGAGGTCAGATCTCCGTCTCGTCGCCGCATCGATAGCCTGCGTTCCAAGGACAAAGAACAGTCCTTGGCCAGGGCCAGCAGCCTTAGCAGCGCAGATGACCGCAAGAGGGCTACTCCAGCTCCTTCAAATGGACTTTACCAATGTGGAGAGCTGGCCCACAGTGCCACGTCATTGACTCACCTGGAACGCCATAGTCCCAGCTGTCGGTATCGTAACAATTGCGAGCGTTTCACTGAATTGAATCGCTTCTACAGCACTTTGGAGCGAGTGGGTCAGCTGGAGAGGGCCACGTCCTCCAGCAGTTTCCATCCCTTGAGAAAGGATGCTGAGCTCCTGGACTTTGATGAATGGCGCCGGGTGCGACTTCATGAACGTGCGGAAAAAGAGCTGCAATATTTAGTTGGAAAGCTACGAGATGACCAAAAGCAAAGGGATCTTCACTTTCGTTCAAAGGATGTAGACTCCATTAAGTGGCGTCAAGAGGCCGACCAATCGCTGGTTGCCAAGAAGAAGTCTGTGGAGGATCTACGCGAAAACTTTGAGCAGCTGAATCTCCtcaggcagcagcagcagctccaatCGGAGCCAGTTCATCGCCATTGGAGACGCAACACGGTGGCTGATTTGGCCTGCGGTCTGGAGCACCAGGCCTCGGCGGAACCCGAGATGGAGCGTCACTTGGACAACGACTTAGTGAGCACTTTGTCCAAGGATCAGATTAAAAAGATAACCCAGCAGCTGAACGAGATCTACTCGGGCAATCGCCATGCTCCAGCCGTCGAAGAGCAGTATGTCGTGACCGTAGAGAAGGGCTCCCGTCCAAATGGTCTGAAGGTACGTTGCAACTCCACCATCTCCAAGGATCAGCTACTGGGACCAGTTCAACGTAAGCGAGATGAACAGCACTTAAATCAGACTTTGCCTCGCCCCACTCGCAGTCAATCTCCGGTTCTGGTGGCACGAGAAACCCGTGGTGCCATTGCAGCCAAGAACGCAGAGTTGACCCTGACGAAACCGCCGGATGTGCCACCAAGACCCAAGCCCACACCAAGTCAGGAGGTTAAGAGCAAGCCACCGCCGAAGGCGGAACCAAAAGTTGAGACTCGCGAACCGGCCGAAGACATAAGCCAGAAGATACAGTACTTCGAGGATCGCCAGTTCGATGAGCCGCCCAAGACCATCTACCACGCTCGCGAAGATTCCTCGCCGGACGAAGCTGAGGTTATGCGACTTATCAATCAAAACATGCAAGAACGTCAGAGAGCCAGGCAACTTCACCACCACCAGGAGCTGAGTAACTCATTGACCGATTTGAGCGGGGTTTTTGGGGAGCGCCCTGCGGCCCGGGTAAATTTTCACTTGCACAGCCCGCCCGACCGTCCGCCCGACGATACCGAGCTTATCAGCTTTGGGAACGGGTCACCGGATCACGGAGACGGCAGTCTTGAGCTCTACTCGGACTCCTACTATCGGTCGCGCAGTCTGTCGCCCCAATCGCAGGCCTCCGCCTGCTCCAGCTCCTACTTGCAGAGGGTGTACACCGGCGAGGTGCGGAAGATGCGTCAGCACTTCGAGAGCATTCAGCAGTCCGGCGAACAGTCCCGAGAGCCATCCAATGAGCGGCGTGATTTTTTTGGGCTTAGCTCGCTGCGGAGGGCGCGCAGCGATCCCGAAATGAGTGCGGGATCCAAAGACGCCCCGGACACCGTTACGGAGGCGGTGTCGAAGGAGGACGTGCCTCGGCTAACCCACAAATTCGAGTTGAGGGCAGCCACGCCATCGCCGGAACGAGGAAGAAGGCGTATGCGTAGCGCCCAGGACCGCCTAATGCCCCACATCGATATCATCAGCAAGACAGCGGCCTTGAAGAGAGAACTACCCATTCCCGTTCGATCGAGTCCCACGAGGAGCGTTAGCAGCAACAGCCATTGCTTCGAGCGTCTGAGGATGCGCTACCAGTCACCGGAGCCGCAGACCCAGAGCTATTTGTCCACCTCGCATCCGGATATGCGGGATGTCCACGACATATCGCCCCATCTGAGTGCCGATTGGGTGGCTCACAAGCACCCAGAACCGACGAAGCCCAAGGACCTGCCCAAGAAGCCACAACGAGTGGTGAGGGCGAGCTCCACTTCTCCACCTCGACCAGCAAGATCGCAAAACCACCAGCTGAGCTCCCGGCTAACTAGCTGCATGAAGGATATATTCGCCAACCAGAAGTTCGATCCCAAAAAGCATCGTCCCAAGGCCCGATATGTTCCCGATGGTGCGGAGAATGGCAATCAGAAATCCAAGGATAATGGCACTTTAGAGCGCCTCAAGAAGACAGCCATGGTGACCTTTAAAG ATCTCGACCCGAACGCGCCCCCCATTCCCCCACAGCCGCCAGTCAAGGGTCTCTCCTCCTACGATTTCCCGTACAGCACCGACACCGTCGACGGATCAG ACGTGAACATCCACTTCAAGACCCCCATCAGGCATGAGCATCGCCAGAACTTGTCGGAAGAGGAACTAGCCATTCGCCAAGCGGAGCACATGCAGAAGCTCTACCACGAGGAGCGCCGTCGCAAGTATCTACAGGAGCTGCAGGACATGAATTCGCGCCGCCACACGGACAACTTCACCCCGTCGCAGAAGTCGCCCATCGCCCTCAATCGCTACGATGACTTCCCCACGGACGTGACCCTCAAGTCGCTGGTGGGCCCCAAGACGGTGGCCCGGGCTCTCTTCAACTTTCAGGGACAGACCTCCAA GGAGCTATCCTTCCGCAAGGGCGACACAATCTACATCAGGCGGCAGATCGATGCCAACTGGTATGAAGGCGAGCACAATGCCATGATTGGACTGCTTCCAGCCAGCTATGTTGAG ATTGTCAGTCGAGATGGAGCCCGTACCCCATCCAAGCGGCCATCGGAGGGTCAGGCCCGTGCCAAATACAACTTCCAGGCCCAGTCGGGCATAGAGCTCTCCTTGAACAAGGGCGAATTGGTCACTTTGACGCGCCGAGTGGATGGCAACTGGTTCGAGGGCAAGATTGCCAACAGGAAGGGCATCTTCCCGTGCTCTTACGTGGAG GTACTTACTGATATTGGTGCTGAAGACATTGCGGCCAGGACAACCACCGTGATCACCAGCCAGAGCACCACGAATCTGCGGCCCAATCTCGACGTGCTGCGCACAAACATCAACAATGAGTTCAATACGCTGACGCAAAATGGAGCACAGCCACCGAACGGAATCCTTAAGGAAACGCGGACACTTCATAAGACAGACGCCCTCCATGTGGACACCAGTTCCGAGCCATTGGC ATACCGCGCACTGTACAAGTACCGGCCCCAGAACTCCGATGAACTGGAACTGCTCGAGGGAGATGTGGTCCATGTGCTGGAGAAGTGCGACGACGGATGGTTCGTGGGCACCTCGCAGAGGACCGGCTGCTTCGGCACATTCCCCGGCAACTACGTGGAACGGGCCTAG